In Coprobacter tertius, the following proteins share a genomic window:
- the ppk1 gene encoding polyphosphate kinase 1, with product METLRRYFKRDISWLSFNRRVLLESRNKEIPLFERIKFLSIYSSNLEEFYRIRISEHRLNAYDQEICEEDRKKARQTLNEINSEVSRQVAEFSKIFAEEILPDLEHNNIILYQGQPVIENHKNAIQQYFLDEIFPFLQPVLIEKDDIRSFLRDNRLYLAIKLFKRKKNGSVEKDPQYALIKIPFSKVPRFITLPPYNANHYLIFIDDAIGMHLDIIFPGFKVDSYFSIRVSRDADFSIESVKKEQVVEEIKKRVKKRKTGSTNRMVYNAMMPEDMLRYLCEAYNIPMEQCIPAGRYLTLEDLIKLPNPTEKELTRKSPTPLRVPEFDRSGSIFKVIKNHDMLLHFPYQSFDYLIRFLMESAYDPKVEEIKLTQYRVAENSDVINSLITAARNGKKVTVYVELKARFDEENNIATAELMKQAGINIIYGMTGLKVHAKVALVLRRTDGGNNIEKSFAFLSTGNFNEKTAKIYSDMGLFTYDTNIIRELNRLFEILEGKNVPAEFSTLLVAQYNMLPELNAKIDREIKAAKEGKKAYIILKMNALQDQEMINKLYDASEAGVKIDLIVRGICCLIPNQPYSRNITITRIIDEFLEHARVWYFYAGGKEEIYLTSADWMKRNLSRRIETAFPILSSRWKKEIIEILSIQLQDNVQACHIDEHLNNIYVQNDNPKRIRAQQEIYKILSHREIISQETNK from the coding sequence GTTATTCGAGCGTATTAAATTCTTATCTATCTATTCGTCGAATCTCGAAGAATTCTATCGTATCCGTATTTCAGAGCATCGCCTCAACGCATATGACCAGGAAATATGTGAAGAAGACCGAAAAAAAGCCCGTCAAACACTGAATGAAATAAATTCGGAAGTAAGCCGCCAGGTTGCAGAATTCTCAAAAATATTTGCAGAAGAAATACTTCCCGATCTCGAACATAACAATATCATATTATATCAGGGACAACCGGTTATAGAAAATCATAAAAACGCTATACAGCAATATTTTTTGGATGAAATCTTCCCTTTTTTACAGCCGGTCTTAATTGAAAAAGACGATATCAGATCGTTTCTTAGAGACAATCGGCTTTATCTCGCCATAAAACTTTTTAAGCGCAAAAAAAATGGTTCTGTCGAAAAAGATCCACAATACGCCCTTATTAAGATTCCATTTTCTAAGGTTCCCAGATTTATTACTCTTCCTCCTTATAATGCAAATCATTATCTGATATTTATCGACGATGCTATCGGAATGCATTTAGATATTATTTTTCCAGGATTCAAGGTCGACTCGTATTTCAGTATCCGCGTGTCGAGAGATGCCGATTTCTCGATCGAATCCGTCAAAAAAGAACAAGTCGTAGAAGAAATAAAGAAAAGGGTAAAAAAAAGAAAAACAGGAAGTACCAACCGTATGGTTTATAACGCCATGATGCCGGAAGATATGCTCAGGTATCTTTGTGAGGCTTATAACATACCCATGGAACAATGCATCCCCGCAGGAAGATATCTGACACTCGAAGACTTGATAAAACTACCCAATCCGACCGAAAAAGAACTTACTCGTAAATCTCCCACTCCACTGCGTGTTCCTGAATTCGATCGGTCAGGTTCTATATTCAAGGTCATCAAAAATCATGATATGCTATTGCATTTCCCATATCAATCGTTCGATTACCTGATACGTTTTCTTATGGAATCGGCCTATGATCCCAAAGTAGAAGAAATAAAACTTACTCAGTACCGGGTCGCCGAAAACTCCGACGTTATAAATTCTCTTATCACAGCGGCGAGAAACGGGAAAAAAGTAACTGTTTATGTAGAGCTGAAAGCCCGTTTCGATGAAGAAAACAATATTGCTACTGCCGAACTGATGAAACAGGCCGGCATAAATATCATTTACGGCATGACCGGATTAAAAGTACATGCCAAAGTAGCACTCGTCCTTCGGAGAACAGACGGCGGAAACAATATAGAAAAAAGTTTTGCTTTCTTAAGTACCGGAAATTTCAATGAAAAAACGGCCAAAATTTATTCCGACATGGGGCTTTTTACTTACGATACGAATATCATTCGTGAACTAAACCGCTTGTTTGAAATTCTCGAAGGGAAAAATGTACCGGCCGAATTTTCAACGCTATTAGTAGCCCAATATAATATGTTACCTGAACTGAATGCCAAAATAGACCGGGAAATTAAGGCTGCAAAGGAAGGGAAAAAAGCATACATTATACTTAAAATGAATGCCTTACAAGATCAGGAGATGATTAATAAATTATATGATGCCAGTGAAGCAGGTGTGAAAATAGACCTCATTGTAAGAGGTATTTGCTGTCTCATCCCTAATCAGCCATATAGCCGAAACATTACGATAACACGTATTATCGACGAGTTCCTCGAACACGCACGCGTCTGGTATTTTTATGCCGGAGGTAAAGAAGAAATATATCTTACCTCAGCCGACTGGATGAAAAGGAATTTATCGAGACGTATCGAGACAGCATTTCCCATACTTTCTTCCCGTTGGAAAAAAGAAATTATCGAAATCCTGTCTATTCAATTACAAGACAATGTTCAAGCCTGTCATATAGACGAACACTTGAATAATATATATGTTCAAAACGATAATCCCAAACGCATACGGGCACAACAAGAAATTTATAAAATACTAAGCCACCGAGAGATTATTTCACAGGAAACAAACAAATAA